Proteins encoded together in one Centropristis striata isolate RG_2023a ecotype Rhode Island chromosome 6, C.striata_1.0, whole genome shotgun sequence window:
- the stra6 gene encoding receptor for retinol uptake stra6, whose product MDKDALLDYEYPDLEPLPTKMEAEIIPPCDPTADDRLYHICITAISLVVMLILAILARRTKVGNRQKGLPGLLSPVNFLDHTQHKGLAVAVFGVLLCKLWGLIISPDPLPFTADTENKQNWVILGVFYYPALYYPLLACGTLHNKVGYVLGSLLSWTHFVVLVWQKIDCPKTPLIHKHYSLFSSLPQIACLAFLSFQYPLFLFKGLKGTEKNNATEDLSSSYYKDYVKKILKKKPNKISTSSTETPKLPQRIIDAVKSYIYTPEEAFRFPLKLAISGVVSFITLYQVGLLLISSVVPTLQTARSGVDENVANLLAGFKIMLSPDKHEVVRIVIYYMWCVEVCYISAMTLSGLVNLAMLMRSMVLHRSNLKGLYRGDIYNVYNCQRSIRASRPALVCWMGYTSFTAAHIFIGMIVQTMVFFLCLLIAVFLVIMPVLHGQNLILFQMLWSMWPFWLMILLAVLIQHITGRFCFIKKTAGTRDLNNRGNLFLLTYLLFPVNVLIGVLLAVWRMIITALFNLVHMGRMDISLLNRNVEAFDPAYRCYAHYLKIEVSQSHPVMKAFCGMLLQSMGQESNSAQRSRDSEEGIQLVHQEKKQHRVSSAKRARRHWQLLYTLVNNPSLVGTRKHFQRQTTESFLNGSLNRGAKEGSKKEAATEAAASN is encoded by the exons AATAATCCCTCCATGTGACCCTACAGCTGATGACAGGCTCTACCACATATGCATCACTGCGATATCA CTCGTTGTCATGCTGATCCTAGCAATCTTAGCCAGACGCACGAAGGTGGGCAACAGACAGAAAGGACTCCCAGGTTTACTCAG TCCAGTCAACTTCCTGGACCATACGCAGCACAAGGGCCTTGCAGTGGCTGTGTTTGGAGTGCTCTTGTGCAAACTGTGGGGACTCATAATATCGCCAGACCCCCTCCCCTTCACAGCAGACACAGAGAATAAAC AGAACTGGGTGATTCTGGGAGTCTTCTACTACCCCGCACTATACTACCCTCTCCTGGCATGTGGTACTTTACATAATAAAGTTGGCTATGTACTTGGGAGCCTCTTGTCATGGACGCACTTTGTTGTTCTGGTTTGGCAGAAGATTGACTGTCCCAAAACACCTCTG ATACACAAACACTACTCTCTTTTCTCCAGCTTGCCCCAAATAGCTTGCTTGGCATTCCTTAGTTTCCAGTATCCCCTTTTTCTATTCAAGGGCTTAAAGGGCACTGAAAAGAACAATGCTACAGAG GATCTCAGCAGCAGCTACTATAAAGACTACGTGAAGAAAATACTCAAGAAGAAGCCCAACAAAATCAG CACATCGAGCACAGAGACGCCAAAGCTCCCTCAAAGAATAATTGACGCTGTGAAGTCGTACATTTATACACCAGAGGAAG ctTTCCGCTTTCCGCTGAAGTTGGCTATATCTGGTGTGGTGTCATTTATTACCCTGTATCAG GTGGGTCTTCTGCTGATCTCGTCAGTGGTGCCGACTCTTCAGACCGCCCGTTCAGGAGTCGATGAGAATGTCGCCAACCTTTTAGCTGGCTTTAAGATCATGCTGTCTCCAGACAAGCATGAAGTGGTCAGAATAGTGATTTATTACATGTGGTGTGTGGAAG TGTGCTATATCTCAGCGATGACCCTGTCTGGCTTGGTCAACCTGGCCATGCTCATGCGGTCCATGGTTCTGCATCG GTCAAACCTGAAGGGGCTGTACAGAGGAGATATCTACAATGTTTACAACTGCCAGAGAAGTATCAGGGCTTCACGGCCGGCCCTGGTCTGCTGGATGGGATACACCAGCTTCACTGCAGCTCACATCTTCATCG GCATGATTGTCCAAACCATGGTGTTCTTCCTCTGCCTTCTGATCGCCGTCTTCCTCGTTATCATGCCTGTACTGCACGGACAGAATCTCATTCTCTTTCAGATGCTGTGGAGCATGTG GCCCTTCTGGTTGATGATTCTCTTGGCTGTGTTGATTCAACATATCACCGGCAGGTTTTGCTTCAtcaaaaaaacagcaggaacaCGGGATCTAAACAACAG GGGGAATCTGTTCCTGCTGACGTACCTGCTGTTCCCAGTCAATGTTCTGATCGGGGTGCTACTGGCAGTGTGGCGCATGATCATCACGGCCCTATTCAACCTTGTCCACATGGGACGCATGGATATCAGTCTTCTTAACCGCAATGTGGAGGCATTTGACCCAG cctaCCGCTGCTATGCTCATTATCTGAAGATTGAGGTGAGCCAGTCGCACCCTGTGATGAAAGCCTTCTGCGGGATGCTGCTCCAGTCCATGGGTCAGGAGAGCAATTCTGCACAGAGGTCACGGGACTCAGAAGAGG GGATCCAGCTGGTCCATCAGGAGAAGAAACAgcacagagtgtccagtgcAAAGAGGGCCCGAAGGCACTGGCAGCTCCTCTACACCCTGGTCAACAACCCCTCCCTGGTGGGCACTAGGAAGCACTTCCAGCGTCAGACCACAGAGAGCTTTCTGAATGGAAGCCTCAACCGCGGCGCCAAGGAGGGGAGCAAAAAGGAGGCAGCAACAGAGGCCGCTGCCAGCAACTGA
- the islr2 gene encoding immunoglobulin superfamily containing leucine-rich repeat protein 2 translates to MARRLLQLLALWTSVVGVVQSCPELCSCQDKFAHQFADCAYKDLLVVPVGLPSNVTTVSLSANKIKLLKSKSFVNITQVTSLWLAHNEIVTIETDTLAPLIQLRNLDISYNKIVNFPWVDLHNLTALQLLKMNNNEMVNLPKDAFSTLKDLRSLRINNNKFTTIVQGTFSALSSMSHLQIFNNPFSCSCSLEWLRDWIATTKISVPEPKSIVCEAPEHLKGTEVSNIPKLDCQAPTVTITYQPNIENTELYEGLMVILNCETIGSPTPQVSWEVTAGNQNYLFPLPLTGEMNDAPINDKTTSNRFLIFRNGTLIIPRMSKKEDGNYSCSAVNDVGKAESTVKVAMAATPKYGSDPKPASTVDTIRPSVKKSPKPKITKNNVINWTDKKTKIDTEGSDKSLGTGPVGGVSKDPTFASKCGVRESSEYISNHAFNLSLDDLKQYTFDFGVIALEVSETEAKVQLNPLQLPSSKSNLHLSHTENHETVNKEAFGVYQTASSKATVDMLYLCVNTGNGHSIVEWSNIEEGVNAYRFHGLQPGTNYTLCLTYGGQDCQVQVVFTTRKKIPSLLIIVVVSIFLLGLATVPLLGATCCHLLYKYQGKTYKLIMKAQNPDQMEKHMTGEFDPRASFVESEKTFDPSELGEGEGEAEGEEEEGEGEAEGSVVTESIPGSSSKTNQEEFEMGSEYSDRLPLGAEAVNISEEINGNYKQPSR, encoded by the coding sequence ATGGCGAGACGGCTTCTGCAGCTCCTTGCCTTGTGGACTAGTGTGGTTGGCGTTGTGCAGAGCTGTCCGGAGCTCTGCAGCTGCCAGGATAAATTTGCCCACCAGTTTGCTGACTGTGCTTACAAAGACCTTCTGGTGGTACCCGTCGGTCTCCCCTCAAATGTCACCACCGTGAGCCTTTCTGCCAACAAGATCAAATTACTGAAAAGTAAAAGCTTTGTCAATATCACACAGGTCACCTCTCTCTGGCTGGCCCATAATGAGATAGTTACCATAGAAACGGACACCTTGGCCCCCCTGATCCAGCTCCGCAACCTGGACATCAGCTACAACAAAATTGTGAACTTTCCATGGGTGGATCTGCACAACCTCACAGCCCTGCAGCTtctcaaaatgaacaacaatGAGATGGTGAATCTTCCAAAGGACGCCTTTTCCACTCTCAAAGACCTGAGGTCGCTGCgcatcaacaacaacaagttcACCACAATTGTGCAGGGTACCTTCAGTGCTCTCTCTTCCATGTCCCACCTTCAGATTTTTAACAACCCCTTCTCATGCTCCTGCAGCCTGGAGTGGCTGAGGGATTGGATCGCCACGACTAAGATTTCTGTCCCTGAGCCAAAATCAATTGTATGTGAGGCTCCTGAACACCTGAAAGGCACAGAGGTTTCAAATATTCCTAAACTGGACTGTCAGGCCCCTACCGTCACAATAACCTACCAGCCAAACATTGAGAACACAGAGCTCTACGAGGGACTCATGGTCATCTTAAATTGTGAGACAATAGGGAGCCCCACACCGCAGGTCAGCTGGGAGGTAACTGCAGGAAATCAGAATTATCTCTTCCCCTTGCCCCTCACTGGAGAGATGAATGATGCACCAATTAATGATAAAACAACGAGCAATCGATTCCTCATCTTTAGAAATGGCACGCTTATCATCCCTCGTATGAgtaaaaaggaagatggaaatTACAGCTGCTCTGCGGTGAATGATGTAGGTAAAGCAGAGAGCACTGTTAAAGTGGCTATGGCAGCAACACCCAAATATGGCAGCGACCCAAAGCCTGCCTCTACGGTGGACACGATCCGtccatctgttaaaaaatctccaAAGCCCAAGATCACCAAAAACAATGTGATCAACTGgactgacaaaaagacaaagattGACACAGAGGGTTCAGACAAAAGCCTGGGCACGGGGCCGGTCGGCGGCGTTTCGAAGGACCCCACCTTTGCGAGCAAATGTGGCGTGAGAGAAAGCAGCGAATACATCTCCAACCATGCCTTCAACCTGAGCCTGGATGACCTGAAGCAGTACACGTTTGATTTTGGTGTTATTGCGTTAGAAGTGTCAGAGACGGAGGCCAAAGTTCAGCTGAATCCGCTGCAGCTTCCCAGCAGCAAATCTAACCTTCATCTGAGTCACACCGAAAACCATGAAACAGTGAATAAAGAGGCCTTTGGCGTGTACCAGACCGCATCCAGTAAAGCCACCGTGGACATGCTCTACCTCTGTGTAAATACAGGTAATGGACACTCTATTGTTGAGTGGTCCAATATAGAGGAGGGGGTGAATGCCTACCGCTTCCATGGTTTACAGCCTGGCACCAATTACACTCTGTGTCTCACCTATGGGGGGCAGGACTGCCAAGTCCAAGTAGTCTTCACAACCAGGAAGAAGATCCCCTCCCTGCTTATCATCGTGGTTGTCAGCATTTTCCTACTGGGCTTAGCCACTGTTCCCTTACTGGGGGCCACCTGCTGCCATTTGTTATACAAGTACCAAGGGAAGACCTACAAGCTGATCATGAAGGCTCAGAATCCGGATCAGATGGAGAAACACATGACTGGGGAGTTTGATCCCAGGGCATCTTTTGTGGAGTCAGAGAAAACCTTCGACCCCAGCGAGTTGGGCGAGGGGGAGGGAGAGGCcgagggagaggaagaagagggagagggagaggctgAGGGCAGCGTGGTGACAGAGTCCATCCCCGGGTCCTCATCCAAAACCAACCAGGAGGAGTTTGAGATGGGCTCGGAGTACAGTGACAGGTTACCGCTGGGAGCAGAGGCAGTCAACATCTCGGAGGAGATCAACGGCAACTACAAGCAGCCAAGCCGCTGA
- the sema7a gene encoding semaphorin-7A — protein sequence MMRFAFIYICLAADFQLVLNSPTLGSKNNPRLLDKDIIKGVFEYQDHQNHSVFFYHEESEEMYVGGTDFVLKLDVDDYHIIEQFPLKTLEQQRCQEGKCKNVITVIEKFQDSLFVCGTNGKKPQCWKLFSSVNNQSHEIVESYEGRGISPFVYTHNSISLTAGGDLYSAAPLDTDGSSLQFRRKAGSRTNVWMYDNWVSEPTFISASWVKREEDPDNEKIYIFFREKNSDHNPEADPWISRVARVCKVDEGGSKRFFQNMWTSFLKARLVCGFPEESLYFNRLQDIYVLHADDWHETRVYALFTSSWNSTAVCIYTIAMIEEIFENSTFKGYDKDIPKPRPGTCVRNSRTLPLTTVNMVKDHSEMNDWVHSLHHTAPFYVSTNNYTKIVVDRVQAADKHMHNVLLLATDSGKIHKVLEAGSEAFIISETQISSRSPIQSMKLASKKKRLVMGFSEKISIMDLERCQQNMSCADCVLARNPYCAWTEAGCVPTVLGGIQNIIDGNRSVCPSPEEERKQINRTKRETASPSPVDLRTTHSVPLGVPFYLSCPIDSYHANYIWEHGGQSSPCLQMESNCLHLIPSMAQENYGGYECVSKEKDYTKVVKRYQLTEQIVSETNEDRNNNPLGNYVVPVESSAASDAVPHVEWITLGLTALGIFN from the exons ATGATGCGATTTGCCTTCATTTACATTTGTCTCGCTGCGGATTTTCAACTCGTCCTTAATTCACCGACTCTTGGGTCCAAAAATAATCCAAGACTCCTGGACAAAG ATATAATCAAAGGTGTATTTGAATACCAGGACCATCAGAACCACAGTGTATTCTTCTATCATGAGGAATCTGAGGAGATGTATGTTGGAGGGACTGATTTTGTGCTGAAACTCGATGTGGATGACTATCATATTATAGAG CAATTTCCTCTGAAAACCCTGGAGCAACAACGTTGCCAAGAG ggcaaatgtaaaaatgtcatcACTGTGATTGAGAAGTTTCAGGACAGCCTATTTGTCTGTGGAACGAATGGAAAAAAACCGCAGTGTTGGAAACTA TTTTCCTCAGTGAACAACCAGTCTCACGAAATAGTGGAGAGCTATGAAGGGAGGGGCAtctctccgtttgtttacacACATAACTCCATATCCCTCACAGCAG GGGGGGATCTATATTCAGCAGCACCTTTGGATACTGATGGAAGTTCATTACAATTCAGAAGGAAAGCGGGCAGCAGAACTAACGTCTGGATGTATGATAACTGGGTCTCAG AGCCCACGTTCATCTCTGCTTCCTGGGTGAAGCGGGAGGAAGACCCTGACAACGAGAAAATCTACATCTTTTTCCGCGAAAAGAACTCCGATCACAACCCGGAGGCTGACCCCTGGATATCCAGGGTAGCCAGAGTTTGCAAG GTAGATGAAGGCGGATCAAAAAGATTCTTCCAGAACATGTGGACATCTTTCCTTAAGGCCCGGCTTGTCTGCGGGTTTCCAGAGGAGTCGCTCTATTTCAACCGTCTCCAAGACATCTATGTGTTGCACGCTGATGACTGGCATGAGACAAGGGTCTATGCCCTTTTCACAAGCAGTTG GAACTCCACAGCAGTCTGCATCTACACAATAGCAATGATTGAAGAAATATTTGAGAATTCAACTTTCAAGGGCTACGATAAAGACATTCCCAAACCAAGGCCAGGAACG tgtgtAAGAAACAGCAGGACCCTGCCACTGACCACTGTCAATATGGTGAAGGATCACTCGGAGATGAATGACTGGGTTCACTCTCTGCATCATACGGCTCCATTTTATGTGAGCACAAACAACTACACCAAGATAGTCGTGGACCGAGTCCAGGCAGCAGACAAGCACATGCATAACGTTCTACTTCTGGCTACTG ATTCTGGAAAGATCCATAAAGTCTTAGAGGCTGGGTCAGAAGCTTTCATCATCTCTGAAACGCAAATCTCCAGCCGTTCACCGATACAATCAATGAAGCTTGCCtccaaaaag AAAAGATTAGTGATGGGTTTTTCTGAGAAAATATCTATCATGGATCTCGAGAGGTGCCAGCAGAACATGTCCTGTGCAGATTGTGTCCTGGCCCGGAACCCTTACTGCGCCTGGACAGAGGCTGGATGCGTCCCGACTGTTCT tGGAGGCATTCAAAATATCATTGACGGTAACAGAAGTGTGTGTCCTTCACCAGAAGAAG AACGAAAACAAATAAACCGGACCAAACGGGAGACAGCTTCACCATCACCAGTGGATTTGAGGACGACTCACTCAGTCCCCCTGGGTGTCCCTTTCTATCTGTCCTGTCCTATAGACTCTTACCACGCAAACTACATCTGGGAGCATGGTGGGCAGAGCAGCCCGTGTCTGCAAATGGAGTCCAACTGCCTGCACCTCATCCCCTCAATGGCACAAGAGAACTATGGCGGATACGAGTGTGtttcaaaagaaaaagactACACTAAGGTGGTGAAAAGGTATCAGCTCACAGAGCAAATAGTATCAGAAACAAATGAAGATAGAAACAATAACCCTTTAGGAAATTATGTTGTCCCTGTTGAAAGCAGTGCTGCATCAGATGCCGTGCCTCACGTAGAATGGATCACCCTTGGACTAACAGCGTTGGGGATTTTCAACTAG